One Candidatus Rokuibacteriota bacterium genomic window, AGAACGTGTGGATGTACCGGCCGCCCTCGAGGTGGTGCCACTTGGGGATGGGAAACTCCGTCTGGTCCACCTCGGCGCCGCGGAGGATGACGTCCTTCACCGGGCCCGTCCCGACGAGTCGAGGCGGCACCGTCTCCCGGTTCTTCTTCATCACGTACTGGACCAGGTCCGAGTTCGAGGCGTCCGGTGGGAAGCCGAGCGCCAGCGCCAGCCTCCCCCGGCTCCCGAGCCCCCCGGTGAAGAGTTTGGTGCACCGCCCTTTCTCATATCCGATGACGTTCTCGAACACGAGGGCGGGCCCTTTCTTCTCGAGCACGCGCCGCGCGATGGCTCCTATCTCGCGGTCCCAGTCGACGGCCGCCGCGATCCGCCGCAGGCCGCCTTGCTTCTCGAGCATCGCGAGCCACTCCCGCAGGTCCATGAAGCCCATGGTCAGCTCACCGCCCCGTGTACTTCGGCGGGCGCTTCTCGAGGAACGACGTGACGCCCTCGGCGTAGTCGTTGGTCGACCGCAGCCACGCGTACGCTTTCCGCTCCAGCTCGAGCGCCGTCTCCAGCGGCGCCTCGGCCCCCCGGTTGATCACCATCTTCAGCGTCCGGAGGGCAAGCGGCGCCCGTTCGGCCAGCTCCCCGGCAAGCGAATTCACCGCTTCATCGAGCTTATCGTTCGCCACCGCCTGCGTGATGAGGCCCCACGCCTCGGCGCGCTCGGCCGGGATGCGCTGGCCCGTCATCATGAAGAGCTTGGCGCGCGTCATGCCCATCAGCCGGAGCGCCCGCTGGGTCCCGCCGCTTCCCGGAATCATGCCGAGCCGGACCTCGGGGAAGGCGAACTCCGACCGGAGCGTCGCGATGCGAAAATCGCAGGCCACGGCCAGCTCGAGGCCGGCCCCCATGGCATAGCCGTCGACGGCCGCGATGACGGGCTTCCGGCAGCGCTCCGCCGCGGTCAGCGTGTCGCCCCACAGCTCGAGGTCGGCCGGCGCCAGGGTCAGGAACTCCGCGACGTCGCCGCCGGCGCTGAAGGCCTTGCCCCCCGCGCCGCGCACCACGATCACCCGGACGCCCTCGTCGGCCTCGAGCCCGCTGAAGATACCGGGGAACTCGTTGCGCATGGCGACCGTCATGGTGTTCATCTTCGGCTGCCGGTCGATCCACACGGTGGCGGTGGGACCAGTGCGCTCGACTCGCAAGAACTCGCTCATGTGGAAGCCTCCCTGTAGTGTCCATCCCGCAACAGTCGGCGGAGGATCTTGCCCGAGGCCGTCTTGGGGATTTCCTCGACGAAGACGATCCGCCGCGGCCGCTTGAAGTTCGCGAGATCGGGGCTCTCGAGGCAGTAGCGGTCGAGCGCGGTCGCGTCCAGCCCCGCCTCCCGGGGCACGACGAAGGCTACCACGCGCTCGCCCCACTTGTCATCGGGTAGGCCGACGACCGCGACGTCCCGCACCTCAGGATGCCGCGCCAGGACCTCCTCCACCTCCACCGGGTGAATGTTCTCCCCCCCGCTGATGATCATGTCGTCGACGCGCCCGGAGACGAAGAGATCGCCGGCTTCATCGAGGTAGCCCATGTCGCCCGTGAAGTACCAGCCCTCCCGGAGCGCGCTCGCATCCGCGTCCGGCCGCTTCCAGTAGCCGGCGAACGCTTCGTCGGAGTCGAGGCTGGCGATGATCTCGCCCTTCCGGCCCGCAGGCACGGTCTCGTCGGGGCCGACGCGTCGCTCCCTGCTCGCCTCGACCACGCGCAGCGCCGAATGGATGCCGGGGCGTCCGGCGCAGCCCGGCTTGGTGTGGACGTCGGGGAAGACCGAGAAGGTGTAGATCTCCGTCGACCCGTAGTGGTTCACGAACACTTTCGGGTGGAAGGCCTTCACGCACGCTTTGGTGAGGGTGGCCAGCATCGGGGCGCCCGCGTACGCGAGCTTCGTCACCGTGGACACCTTCTCGCTCGAGAACCCCGCCGCGTGAACCAGGTCGTGATATAGGGTCGGGATGAGGTACAAGGCCGTCACCCGCTCCGCCTCGATGAGCGACAGGGCCGCGTCCGCGCTCCAGTCCGCTTGGCAGATGAACGAGCCGTTGACCGCGGCCATGCTCGTGAGCGAGTGGATGCCCATGGTGTGATAGAGCGGCATGACCCCGAGCGTGCGCTCGCCCCACTGGTAGCCGCACTGGATCACCTGGGCGAGCGCACCGGCGTGGTGATTCCGGTGCGTCCTCGGCACGCCCTTGGGCCGGCCGGTCGTCCCCGAGGTATAGAGGATGAGGGAGAGATCGTTCTCGCGCACGTCGCGATCCAGCGGCGCTCCGCCCGAGCCCCCCGAGCCCAAGACATCCGCGAAGGGGATCGCGCCGGCCGGCGCCTCCTCGCCGACGGACACCAGTCGTCCCTGCCAACCCTCCGCCGCCTCGAGCATCCCCGCCGCCGTCGCCGGCTCGAACAGCGAGACACGGGCGCCGCAGTCCTCGAGCACATAGCGCAACTCCCGCGCCGAGAGCCTGAAGTTCACGGGTGTCGGCACGCCCCCTATGCGCTGGAGCGCCCAGTACACGAGCACGTGCTCGAGGCGGTTCTTGAGCGCGATCAGCACGCGGTCGCCCTTGGCGATGCCGAGGTCCGCGAGACCGCGGCCGAGCGCCGCGGCCTGGCTCGCGAGCTCGGCGTACGTCAGTCGGCGCGCACCGTCCACCACGGCCGGAGCCTCC contains:
- a CDS encoding enoyl-CoA hydratase/isomerase family protein; protein product: MSEFLRVERTGPTATVWIDRQPKMNTMTVAMRNEFPGIFSGLEADEGVRVIVVRGAGGKAFSAGGDVAEFLTLAPADLELWGDTLTAAERCRKPVIAAVDGYAMGAGLELAVACDFRIATLRSEFAFPEVRLGMIPGSGGTQRALRLMGMTRAKLFMMTGQRIPAERAEAWGLITQAVANDKLDEAVNSLAGELAERAPLALRTLKMVINRGAEAPLETALELERKAYAWLRSTNDYAEGVTSFLEKRPPKYTGR
- a CDS encoding AMP-binding protein, which translates into the protein MTLARLLDRAALRYPEAPAVVDGARRLTYAELASQAAALGRGLADLGIAKGDRVLIALKNRLEHVLVYWALQRIGGVPTPVNFRLSARELRYVLEDCGARVSLFEPATAAGMLEAAEGWQGRLVSVGEEAPAGAIPFADVLGSGGSGGAPLDRDVRENDLSLILYTSGTTGRPKGVPRTHRNHHAGALAQVIQCGYQWGERTLGVMPLYHTMGIHSLTSMAAVNGSFICQADWSADAALSLIEAERVTALYLIPTLYHDLVHAAGFSSEKVSTVTKLAYAGAPMLATLTKACVKAFHPKVFVNHYGSTEIYTFSVFPDVHTKPGCAGRPGIHSALRVVEASRERRVGPDETVPAGRKGEIIASLDSDEAFAGYWKRPDADASALREGWYFTGDMGYLDEAGDLFVSGRVDDMIISGGENIHPVEVEEVLARHPEVRDVAVVGLPDDKWGERVVAFVVPREAGLDATALDRYCLESPDLANFKRPRRIVFVEEIPKTASGKILRRLLRDGHYREAST